The proteins below are encoded in one region of Rhododendron vialii isolate Sample 1 chromosome 7a, ASM3025357v1:
- the LOC131334789 gene encoding probable protein arginine N-methyltransferase 3: protein MATNQTQDGEMDDVDLGSEVEEDEEQEWGDWNTDDDDGEGDGLGSDLLLCLFCDLKYGSSEALFEHCNSTHRFDFGGIRKTLELDFYGCFKLINYIRSQVAENRCWSCGFTCQLKQDLQNHAHEAFSFKDTVLRWGDDRYLKPFMQEDPLLYSFGEDWEVEDEDTTSDNKITELIDFERICIDDDNTVEGPMFDFKTASENGRAESASASNSCLNGMNPYQEVKVSSVDVNKSGLPSDMNSTDKDLEVSFAKVEANEIKNVNKNYFGLYSSFGIHREMISDKVRTDAYRQALLNNPSLLRGATVLDVGCGTGILSLFASQAGASSVIAVEASEKMAAVATQIAKDNCLLCSGGPSEGTSQGTGVMKVVQGMVEELGNCELIQPHSIDVLLSEWMGYCLLYESMLSSVLLARDRWLKPGGAILPDTATMFVAGFGKGGTSIPFWETVYGFNMSCIGKELVEDAARVPIVDIIDSGDIVTNTVVLQSFDLVKMTPDEMDFTSRIELEPLTENPTHYSSDSLCKTTWCYGIVLWFETGFTSRFCKDMPIVLSTSPYSPKTHWSQTILTFREPIAISLGSTASDTLAAVGTDACPAVKVHLRISIARAASPHRSIDISLEIAGIAPDGRKRSWPVQIFNLS, encoded by the exons atgGCGACGAACCAGACACAAGACGGAGAAATGGACGATGTAGACCTAGGCAGCGAAgtagaagaagacgaggagcaAGAGTGGGGAGATTGGAACAcagacgacgacgacggagaaGGAGATGGTTTGGGCTCGGATTTGTTGCTCTGTTTGTTTTGCGACCTCAAGTACGGCTCGAGCGAGGCGCTGTTCGAGCATTGTAATTCGACGCACCGTTTCGATTTCGGCGGGATTAGGAAGACGTTGGAGTTGGATTTCTACGGTTGCTTCAAGCTCATCAACTACATCAGGTCTCAG GTAGCAGAAAACAGATGTTGGAGTTGCGGCTTTACCTGTCAGTTGAagcaagatttacaaaatcatgcACACGAGGCATTCAGTTTCAAAGATACTGTCCTTCGATGGGGTGATGACAGATATCTAAAACCTTTCATGCAAGAGGACCCACTTCTATACAGTTTTGGTGAAGACTGGGAAGTTGAAGATGAAGATACAACATCAGATAACAAAATTACGGAGCTGATTGATTTTGAAAGGATTTGCATTGATGATGATAATACAGTTGAAGGGCCTATGTTTGATTTTAAAACTGCTTCTGAGAATGGAAGAGCGGAGAGTGCCTCGGCTTCCAACAGTTGTTTAAACGGGATGAATCCGTATCAGGAGGTGAAAGTCAGCAGTGTTGATGTAAACAAATCTGGTTTGCCTTCTGATATGAATTCAACAGATAAGGATTTAGAAGTGTCTTTTGCAAAGGTGGAAGCTAATGAAATCAAGAACGTGAATAAGAATTATTTTGGGTTGTACAGTTCATTCGGGATCCACAGGGAAATGATAAGTGATAAG GTAAGAACAGATGCTTATAGACAGGCTCTCTTGAATAATCCTTCTCTCCTACGTGGTGCTACTGTTCTGGATGTAGGATGTGGGACGGGCATACTCAG TCTATTTGCTTCCCAGGCAGGGGCTTCAAGTGTAATTGCAGTTGAAGCCAGTGAGAAGATGGCTGCGGTGGCGACTCAG ATTGCAAAAGATAATTGCCTTTTGTGTAGTGGAGGTCCAAGCGAAGGAACCAGTCAAGGCACTGGGGTAATGAAAGTAGTCCAGGGTATGGTTGAAGAGCTCGGTAATTGTGAACTCATTCAACCCCACAGTATCGATGTGTTACTCAGTGAATGGATGGGTTATTGCCTACTTTATGAGTCAATGCTTAGCTCTGTGCTTCTTGCACGGGATCGATGGTTGAAGCCTGGAGGTGCTATTCTTCCGGACACAGCTACTATG TTTGTTGCCGGATTTGGAAAAGGTGGCACCAGTATTCCATTCTGGGAAACTGTGTATGGTTTCAATATGTCTTGCATTGGCAAGGAACTTGTGGAAGATGCTGCTCGGGTTCCTATAGTTGATATCATTGACAGTGGTGATATAGTAACCAATACTGTGGTTCTCCAG TCATTTGATTTAGTGAAGATGACACCAGACGAAATGGATTTCACTTCAAGGATCGAGCTGGAACCACTGACAGAAAATCCAACGCACTACTCCTCAGATTCATTATGCAAAACAACTTGGTGTTACGGAATTGTCCTGTGGTTTGAAACTGGCTTTACCAGCAGGTTTTGCAAGGACATGCCAATTGTTCTGTCCACATCCCCATACTCTCCAAAAACGCATTGGTCGCAAACAATTCTTACATTCAGGGAACCAATTGCAATTTCATTGGGAAGTACTGCATCTGACACTTTGGCTGCTGTTGGTACTGATGCCTGCCCTGCTGTGAAGGTCCATTTGCGCATCAGCATTGCCCGTGCTGCTTCTCCTCATCGCAGTATTGACATCTCCTTGGAGATTGCTGGGATTGCCCCTGATGGTCGAAAACGCAGTTGGCCAGTGCAAATATTCAATTTATCCTAG